Genomic window (Cydia amplana chromosome 11, ilCydAmpl1.1, whole genome shotgun sequence):
caaaaaactatgtttttataacatattagacccaggatagatctaatacctcttttcgtaccccggataaaatggtcggcgactaaaaaagtaactgaaacgttacgttattaggttcacgatgccgcgttgtacccttgccttcgttgcgatatgtttggtaagtcaggagacttaaaaaatgagccatgattttgggacatattaacaaatatttttttgaatatatattaattttagcggactttaataatttaccagttaaattagatgtaaatacctttttagttaatcgttaatatgatatattagtagcagtaaaacactttattgtacaaaaagacacataaaacatgaaaaaacacacatccttcgtatatggtagaatatatttttcacacttataagtaaaaaccaaaaccgatacgcgattgggatacgctctttttgtatgggataaaaaaaaatctcctgggtcaccaagaaaaatcgacatattaaaataattcagttcgtttttaagttctaatcagattgactttttggttatttgagataaattacaataacgcttagatttgaaaaacatgattttctattttgttgcgatcgacccgggtaataaaaatacggcgaagttgtacttttgtttgttgtcgttgtaaaatgtattaaaaaataatgtaggctcccctgacaattgaaattcaaaattatccagaaaaagcggccaagtgcgagtcggactcgcccatgaagggttccgtatttaggggatttatgacgtattaaaaaaaaaactacttactagatcttgttcaaaccaattttcggtggaagtttgcatggtaatgtacatcatatattttttttagttttatcattctcttattttagaagttacaggggggggggggacacacattttaccactttggaagtgtctctcgcgcaaactattcagtttagaaaaaaaatatgttagaaacctcaatatcatttttaagacctatccatagataccccacacgtatgggtttgatgaaaaaaaattttttgagtttcagttgttctaagtatggggaaccccaaaaaaaaatttttttttctatttttgtgtgaaaatataatgcggttcacagaatacatctacttaccaagtttcaacagtatagttcttatagtttcggaaaaaagtggctgtgacatacggacggacagacggacagacagacagacagacatgacgaatctataagggttccgtattttgccatttggctacggaaccctaaaaatgagtgtttcaaaaaggcaccctgtattccttacataactaaataatctcttattcaataaaacatataattactaaacactgtgatttatttcaaataaatgcaaatcgatcggataaaagatattaatacctacctatacaacaatgaatacgagtacagtcagctgcaataatatgttacacaccgaaggccgttttgcggtagatcatgttagatcttatttgtagagccataagagcgtgtcacatatttttgcggccgtcgaagagtaacatattattgcaggtgactgtacctatgaaaaattcgagggttaaaaagtatttcaaccaaagcatttataataataacgactatggacgcctgcaaccccaggggtattgtaaccccataacaataaggttgaaatttgcatttagtgaccgcaaagtcaggtgagcgtaatcaagtaaatctgttttcatcatattttatcaaaaataatctcttttctgttcttgtgctattttcttattatcaatactcttaacttatatgctatatacgctgctgcttctatgctgttaacgtcttccaaaacaacaataaatatgcaggtttatgaattaattattttattgtttgctattatgaacaagtaacaacgccatctgtttcaattttttccgaatttaagtttctggccgaccgcagcgaccgcgtataatggtagttaacttctgtaacgttagatggtgctaaaaggtcacacaaacttcacgtggggcgcgaagcgtttccatgtgtgcgtgttagcggggagggaagaactagcgggcgtggtttacgaagcgccagacgcggctgcagtaggcccttaacaaGCAAAATGgcgcatatacttttttttaactttcgcaGCGATCATTTCTGCTAACATTCActttaacaaaaacaaaaatcggccaagagcatgtagGGCAGTGTAGGGTTCCATTCTGGCAGAATAGGCTTAACGGGGGCTATTAGTAagtataatgtacattataagCATAAGGAAGTACCGCAGCTTTGTATGGGTTTTTACTAACACTGTCGGCAACATtgatatgtatttgtatgtccacccatgccaaattgcagctttctagtaTTAAAGCCACTGAGCTAAGCCGCGGACGGACAGACTGGCGGACATGGCGTAACTATTAGGGTTCTTAGTTGACTACTTAAAAATTGCTTAAAAGCACATTAGTGTATCTAAAAAGGTTAAATACCTACAATTAATACCTAAAAAGAAGAATTGAATTTTTTGTATTGTGACATTTGGTAATCAATATGAAACTTTCAATTTATGCTATTTTTTCTTGTTGATTTGAGGCACATTATTTGTTTATCTCactgttatttatattttttacaaagaATAATGTCGACAAAAAACTGTCTTAAAAAAGAACGCAAGCCTCTCGTACCGTTAAAAACACTCGACATAGTTTTCAGACGTCGTTATGTGAAAAATACCCAATACTACTTTACTAACAGAAAACATGCATTAAAGGAAGAACATGGAAAAGCAAGTCGGCCGTTTCGTGTGCCTAGAACCGAGAAATTACTCAGTTACATAAAGTACAGCGACagaattgaaaaaaatatatatagaaaGAGGCTTTCCCAACCGCTGCACCTGAAAGACAATGTGAAGATAGCGGCGACGAGGGACTTGTCGAGACGGCTATTCATAGAGGAACCTCCCGACGATGTCAGGGCAGTGGTTGAAATCCACCCAGAATTTTACACTGTCATTGAAGGACGACCGTTACGAAGCTTTGACGATATCAAGGTATACGttcaaaatatacaaaattatgCAATGAATCGCCAACAAATAGGCTATCGTAGAGATTTGATAATGAAAATTGATGAAACTTTGGTAGAAGAAACTAGAGAGCACGACAAGAttgtagaaaatttaaaaaatcacaTTAAAAACTTTCAAAAGTTTCTTACCGAAGATTATAAGAAGGCATGTGCTAAAAtttcagcagcagaaattgcctACAATGCTCTTGTTGCGAAAAATAATCAATTTCTTGTGTTGGTTTCATctataacaaaattaaataacattctgTTCAAACTAGACGCGATTAGAtcagttttaaaaatatatcgcAGCTTTTTAATTTATGTGGCTCCACTTGAATGGAGAAAAGAGTATGACGAAAATCTACGATTGATAGCAAGTAAGTCAATTATATTTGTAACCGATACATTTAAAACCGACGATGAGATAGCAGAAACTGCCGATATAGACAAGATGGTGGACCAGGCTAAGGTAGAGCTGAGTAGTCCTCTAGCCCCACATTTGTACTTTGTAAAGCCTGAACAGATGATGCACTTGTTTAACACAATGGAATTACAAAGTAGAGAATATTTACAACAATTGGCTAAAACTGGTGATCCTTTTAAGCTTCTAATGCGCTCTATTAGGACACTTAAGAAAGTTACGAAAGTAGAACTCGAATACTTTCAATATTACATTGACAGTATAAATAGTCAAATAACTAGGGAAAAGTTAAACGAAATACATCTTGAAGAAAAGTTTTACCGTATTTTGAATGAACCATTTTACCACTCTGTCGCTAGTCCGGATACATTAAAGCTAAAAATTTGCATAGAATTCGTATACCAAGAGGTCTTTGGCAATAGTGATGAAGACCATGAAAATCTAAAAGATCCTATGAAAATCATGGAAGTAATGTACGAGGATTATAACCTGAAACTTGATTCACTGGACTTCAAAATAGTGAACCAAGCTCGAAATGACTGCTTTGCTCAGGACTTGACTATGATGAGAAATGCATACAATGCAGAAAGAGAACTGAGAGCCTTTAAAGAAATGACAAACGCTATGCATAAAGCGTTTTTGCCTCCAGCGTTATATAAAAGACCTGTATTAAAAAAGTTTGTTGATAAAAAAACGAGAAAAGCCCAAGCCTTGGCTGAAAAAAGAAAAGCGGCCGCATTATTGATGGGGGAAAAGAGAATTGCTCATAGGTTTAAAAGAATAACAGACGAAGAAAGAGAGGGGTTATTGTTATTTACGGAGTGGTGTGAAGGCACAGATCCAGTACCTTACTTGAAAACGTATTATCAATATTCTAAACCAGCCTTAGAATGGATGCCTCGCCATTCAATGACCGAAATTTAAATATCGAGAGGGGTAGGCAATGTGTAGTTAACTTGGCTGGCTGGGAAATTTAACAATCTGATATTGATTTGTAGCACTGCATTGCAGTAATGTCATATCAAGTTtagatttaaccttttgaccgccattTGTCCTACCAAATAAGTTACTAAGCTAAGGTACTAAGTTAGGATGGATTTTTTTAACAGGTCAGTAAGTATCCTGTtaatttttttcaccacaccagctcggaaagacttactttgcacttcaaaaactgatagcaaagttgcattttattcacatgtgaggcaaagtaatcaaatgcaaatgttgagttgttttcttatgtttgctggtagaattgacttttaaatgataattttggatgataaatatttaataacattcatttggatttgatttggtttgattttgtttgatatttaacatttaatatttgcttcgggttgatgtggtgaaaaattttgtgtttcactcgggggcaaattttgtttaaccctcgtgctttgaaaccctcgcaacgctcgaGATTCcttttttcgaaccactcgctacgctcgtggttcaattttggaatctttcgcttgctcgggtatcaatattagcacgagcggttaaacacaactttgcccccttgtaaaacaaataactattaaagctTTAAGCTAATTTTTAATGTCGCGCGAGTGtctaaaaatacgtgagttaaaTCGTAAAATTCTGTGCTGCTACCCGAAAATAGCCCGAGACTTTCCCTAACTTATTAATCAACGATAATTGGCAAGATAGTCAATTAGTCGGTGACAAAAACATCAATACTGACAAAAAAGCATTCCATTTCTATCCAGATTCAAAAATACATCGCCCAGACAAagtcagaaaggaagagcttTGCTTATTCAGCTCTACCGACCTTCTGTAATTGgagtaactttttttaaattttttagtatagtatgaattatctgagatgattttttcgggctcgggccctagtctattaaacaaaaggtattgtttCCTTTATGCAGTGCTTACACCTGTTTACTGCTAATAGACCCTACTTAAGTAACGGGAAGAaacccgtttaaaaagcaaatttatcattctatttatatggttcaaattcatgaaacaacccatttggagataacacgttttgttatctccaaagaaaagaccaccctgattgttctcagaatgagctgtcacataaatttgaaccttaatactatcacgatagttgcgttttaaacgacatggttactttggcacgtgctgaagaccgctcttaaaagaaacaaaggcttttgtttaacagattagtgctcgagcccgaaaaaatcatctgagataattcatactataagAATCTGTACAAATAGGCATCTACAAATGCAAAAGCGACGAAAGAGCTTGTAGAAGTTATTACCTGACATACCTTAAGTAATTAGTAAGTTAGGAACGGTATTTAAATATCATCAGgaataaatatttgtgttcattcacacaaataaaaaacgcccttaccgggattcgaacccaggaccatcagcttcataggcagggtcactacctactAGGCCACAGCGGTCGTCAAAATTCCAAGACTATTTTTGCATAGCAGCACCGGATATGGTAGAATCCTCACTCCTCCTCACCAATCCTCACTGACCCGCTAAAAATCCACATTTCGTACTTATCATATAAACGACTTGAAAACATTAAGATTACTTTGACAACACCTTGACACTTATAAGAGTTGGCTTTCAAAAGGTTAATATTCGCATCAA
Coding sequences:
- the LOC134652220 gene encoding uncharacterized protein LOC134652220 yields the protein MSTKNCLKKERKPLVPLKTLDIVFRRRYVKNTQYYFTNRKHALKEEHGKASRPFRVPRTEKLLSYIKYSDRIEKNIYRKRLSQPLHLKDNVKIAATRDLSRRLFIEEPPDDVRAVVEIHPEFYTVIEGRPLRSFDDIKVYVQNIQNYAMNRQQIGYRRDLIMKIDETLVEETREHDKIVENLKNHIKNFQKFLTEDYKKACAKISAAEIAYNALVAKNNQFLVLVSSITKLNNILFKLDAIRSVLKIYRSFLIYVAPLEWRKEYDENLRLIASKSIIFVTDTFKTDDEIAETADIDKMVDQAKVELSSPLAPHLYFVKPEQMMHLFNTMELQSREYLQQLAKTGDPFKLLMRSIRTLKKVTKVELEYFQYYIDSINSQITREKLNEIHLEEKFYRILNEPFYHSVASPDTLKLKICIEFVYQEVFGNSDEDHENLKDPMKIMEVMYEDYNLKLDSLDFKIVNQARNDCFAQDLTMMRNAYNAERELRAFKEMTNAMHKAFLPPALYKRPVLKKFVDKKTRKAQALAEKRKAAALLMGEKRIAHRFKRITDEEREGLLLFTEWCEGTDPVPYLKTYYQYSKPALEWMPRHSMTEI